From the genome of Malus domestica chromosome 04, GDT2T_hap1, one region includes:
- the LOC103443422 gene encoding uncharacterized protein isoform X1 — MADRNLALVKPVWMKQAEEARSKSEAEKAAAAKAAFEATFKDVDKNREKEVVAGSDSESEEAEDLANKPIGPVDPAKCTAAGAGIAGGTACAPSSFMVVTKDSDGRKVPNGGVQIKVKVVPGVGVGGSEQEGMVKDMGDGTYTVTYVVPKRGNYMVSVECSGKPIMGSPFPVFFSAGSSAGGLLGLAPPSTFPNLVNQTMPNMPNYSASVSGAFPGLLGMIPGIVPGASGGAILPGIGASLGEVCRDYLSGRCAKIDCKLNHPPHNLLMTALAATTSMGNVSQVPMAPSAAAMAAAQAIVAAQALQAHAAQVQAQAQSNKDSSGSLDKAGKADVLKKTVQVSNLSPLLTVEQLKELFSYCGTVVECTIADSKHFAYIEYSKPEEATAALQLNNMDVGGRPMNVEMAKSLPQQPAAMNSSMASSSLPMVMQQAVAMQQMQFQQALLMQQTMTAQQAANRAATMKTATELAAARAAEISKKFKADGVEIEEKETKEKSRSPSPSRARSKSRSRSPINYRRRRKSPSYSPPYRYPRDRRSRSPLRSRHYSSYDNERRLYRDIRNDGDRTRRRDSDRSHDHHFSTSRRNRSRSVSPRTRKTRVDSVSPKHRRESSPRRTRAASRSPGHHTGSKSSPRKRSRSKSSEGKHHLSDKKDDTHYEKEKHGERRRSRSVSTEGKGHRRRLSPRSPDEKKSRQRRRSRSKSLEVKYRSNEKSDETRDEKLKHRSRRRSRSKSLEDKHRSDEKTNEIDEKSKYRDRRRSRSKSVEGKHHLKELGEGRDKRSKHCDRRRSRSVSVEPKHDRRRGSSPRSLDDNKVKHRRRSRSKSAEGKHRSNDRAYKSRDEKEKSHRRRRSGSTSVEPKHHRGSMLSPRSTDGKKSKHRRRRSRSESSEGKHPASCGRDENGGDGKKSKHRRRRSRSESSEGKHPASCGRDENGADKSEYHEDGNEKPSSVVKDSTKKIDDGVVISAEEDLDLKESMRNMRTEDIPHMKKHGFVQDLDSERTSRVSLNVEESKVEVSITENLALGTSGLENQIGCEKLTDADDVCRTDSGKDYITVKVQKRNSLIPDADNADMFSDDTIAEENL, encoded by the exons ATGGCTGATCGAAATCTTGCACTTGTTAAGCCAGTATGGATGAAGCAAGCCGAAGAGGCGAGGAGCAAGAGCGAGGCTGAGAAAGCCGCAGCGGCAAAAGCTGCTTTTGAAGCCACATTCAAAGATGTGGATAAGAATCGAGAGAAAGAAGTGGTGGCTGGATCAGATAGTGAATCTGAAGAAGCTGAGGACCTGGCGAACAAGCCCATTGGACCGGTGGACCCGGCAAAGTGCACTGCAGCCGGGGCTGGGATCGCGGGTGGTACAGCATGTGCGCCTTCTTCGTTTATGGTAGTGACTAAAGACTCTGATGGAAGGAAGGTTCCAAATGGTGGGGTGCAGATTAAGGTGAAAGTAGTGCCTGGAGTGGGAGTTGGGGGATCAGAGCAAGAAGGGATGGTGAAGGATATGGGTGATGGGACGTACACAGTTACTTATGTGGTGCCAAAACGAGGGAATTATATGGTGAGTGTGGAGTGCAGTGGTAAACCCATCATGGGTAGCCCATTCCCAGTGTTCTTCAGTGCAG GTTCTAGTGCTGGAGGACTGCTGGGATTGGCTCCGCCGTCCACATTTCCTAATCTAGTTAACCAAACCATGCCTAACATGCCAAATTATTCAGCTTCTGTTTCAGGGGCATTCCCTGGACTGTTGGGAATGATTCCAGGCATTGTTCCTGGTGCTTCAGGAGGGGCTATATTGCCAGGAATTGGAGCATCTCTTGGGGAAGTTTGTAGAGACTACCTTAGTGGTAGGTGCGCCAAAATTGATTGTAAGCTGAACCACCCGCCTCACAATCTGCTAATGACTGCGTTAGCTGCAACCACCTCTATGGGAAATGTTAGCCAAGTGCCTATGGCACCTTCTGCAGCTGCAATGGCTGCTGCTCAGGCAATTGTTGCTGCCCAGGCTCTTCAAGCCCATGCTGCTCAGGTGCAAGCACAAGCTCAGTCAAACAAAGACTCTTCTG GTTCACTTGACAAAGCTGGGAAGGCTGATGTGCTGAAGAAGACGGTTCAAGTCAGCAATCTTAGCCCACTTCTCACTGTGGAACAGCTGAAAGAACTTTTTAGCTATTGTGGCACCGTTGTAGAATGTACCATTGCTGACTCAAAGCATTTTGCATATATAGAATACTCAAAACCTGAAGAAGCAACTGCTGCTTTGCAATTGAATAATATGGATGTTGGAGGCCGTCCTATGAATGTTGAGATGGCAAAATCACTTCCTCAGCAACCAGCTGCTATGAATTCCTCAATGGCTTCATCATCTCTTCCTATGGTGATGCAGCAAGCTGTTGCCATGCAACAGATGCAATTCCAGCAGGCTTTGCTTATGCAACAAACTATGACCGCCCAACAGGCAGCCAACCGAGCTGCAACCATGAAGACAGCAACAGAGTTAGCTGCTGCCAGAGCAGCAGAAAtaagtaagaaatttaaagctGATGGAGTAGAAATTGAAGAGAAGGAAACAAAAGAGAAATCTAG GTCTCCATCACCATCTCGTGCAAGGTCAAAATCCAGATCCAGATCACCTATAAATTATCGCCGAAGGCGGAAGTCTCCTTCTTACTCTCCTCCATATCGCTATCCAAGAGATCGTAGATCCAGATCCCCTTTGAGATCACGCCACTATTCAAGCTATGATAATGAACGCAGGCTATATAGAGACATTAGGAATGATGGTGACAGAACTAGAAGGCGGGATTCAGATAGATCACATGATCATCATTTTTCTACGTCACGGAGAAATAGGAGTAGGAGTGTTAGTCCTAGAACAAGAAAAACACGAGTTGATTCGGTGTCACCCAAACATCGACGAGAAAGTTCTCCACGTAGAACTCGAGCTGCGTCTAGATCACCTGGTCATCATACAGGAAGTAAGTCTTCTCCAAGAAAACGCTCAAGGTCAAAGTCTTCAGAAGGAAAACATCACTTAAGTGACAAAAAAGATGACACCCactatgaaaaagaaaaacatggaGAAAGAAGGCGATCAAGGTCAGTGTCTACTGAAGGTAAGGGACATAGAAGACGGTTATCACCAAGAAGTCCGGATGAAAAAAAATCCAGACAGAGAAGGCGGTCTAGGTCAAAATCTTTGGAAGTCAAGTACCGCTCTAATGAGAAATCGGACGAAACAAgagatgaaaaattaaaacatcGTAGTAGAAGGCGGTCCAGGTCAAAATCTTTGGAAGATAAGCACCGCTCTGATGAGAAAACAAATGAAATAGATGAAAAATCAAAGTATCGTGATAGAAGACGTTCTAGATCAAAATCTGTGGAAGGGAAGCATCACTTGAAGGAGTTGGGCGAAGGTAGGGATAAAAGATCAAAGCATTGTGATAGAAGGCGATCCCGGTCAGTATCTGTGGAGCCTAAGCACGACAGAAGACGTGGGTCATCCCCAAGAAGCTTGGATGACAATAAAGTGAAGCACAGAAGGCGGTCAAGGTCAAAGTCTGCTGAAGGGAAGCATCGCTCCAATGATAGGGCATATAAAAGTAGAgacgaaaaagaaaagagtcATAGGAGAAGACGGTCCGGGTCTACATCTGTGGAACCTAAGCATCATAGAGGAAGTATGTTATCCCCAAGAAGTACGGATGGAAAGAAATCAAAACACAGAAGAAGGCGCTCTAGGTCAGAATCTTCTGAAGGCAAGCATCCAGCTAGTTGTGGAAGGGATGAGAATGGTGGTGATGGAAAGAAATCAAAACACAGAAGAAGGCGCTCTAGGTCAGAATCTTCTGAAGGCAAGCATCCAGCTAGTTGTGGAAGGGATGAGAATGGTGCTGACAAATCAGAGTATCATGAAGATGGCAATGAGAAACCAAGTTCGGTGGTGAAAGATTCAACAAAGAAAATTGATGATGGGGTGGTTATTTCAGCGGAAGAGGACTTGGACTTGAAGGAATCAATGCGAAATATGAGAACTGAAGATATTCCTCATATGAAAAAACATGGTTTTGTGCAAGATCTTGATAGTGAACGAACTTCTAGAGTCTCGTTAAATGTGGAGGAAAGCAAAGTGGAAGTGTCCATCACTGAGAATCTAGCACTTGGAACATCTG GACTGGAAAATCAAATTGGTTGTGAAAAGTTAACTGATGCAGATGATGTTTGCAGAACTGACTCCGGAAAGGATTACATCACAGTGAAGGTTCAGAAGAGAAACTCCCTGATACCTGATGCAGATAACGCAGATATGTTTTCTGATGACACCATTGCAGAAGAGAACTTGTGA
- the LOC103443422 gene encoding uncharacterized protein isoform X2: MADRNLALVKPVWMKQAEEARSKSEAEKAAAAKAAFEATFKDVDKNREKEVVAGSDSESEEAEDLANKPIGPVDPAKCTAAGAGIAGGTACAPSSFMVVTKDSDGRKVPNGGVQIKVKVVPGVGVGGSEQEGMVKDMGDGTYTVTYVVPKRGNYMVSVECSGKPIMGSPFPVFFSAGSSAGGLLGLAPPSTFPNLVNQTMPNMPNYSASVSGAFPGLLGMIPGIVPGASGGAILPGIGASLGEVCRDYLSGRCAKIDCKLNHPPHNLLMTALAATTSMGNVSQVPMAPSAAAMAAAQAIVAAQALQAHAAQVQAQAQSNKDSSGSLDKAGKADVLKKTVQVSNLSPLLTVEQLKELFSYCGTVVECTIADSKHFAYIEYSKPEEATAALQLNNMDVGGRPMNVEMAKSLPQQPAAMNSSMASSSLPMVMQQAVAMQQMQFQQALLMQQTMTAQQAANRAATMKTATELAAARAAEISKKFKADGVEIEEKETKEKSRSPSPSRARSKSRSRSPINYRRRRKSPSYSPPYRYPRDRRSRSPLRSRHYSSYDNERRLYRDIRNDGDRTRRRDSDRSHDHHFSTSRRNRSRSVSPRTRKTRVDSVSPKHRRESSPRRTRAASRSPGHHTGSKSSPRKRSRSKSSEGKHHLSDKKDDTHYEKEKHGERRRSRSVSTEGKGHRRRLSPRSPDEKKSRQRRRSRSKSLEVKYRSNEKSDETRDEKLKHRSRRRSRSKSLEDKHRSDEKTNEIDEKSKYRDRRRSRSKSVEGKHHLKELGEGRDKRSKHCDRRRSRSVSVEPKHDRRRGSSPRSLDDNKVKHRRRSRSKSAEGKHRSNDRAYKSRDEKEKSHRRRRSGSTSVEPKHHRGSMLSPRSTDGKKSKHRRRRSRSESSEGKHPASCGRDENGGDGKKSKHRRRRSRSESSEGKHPASCGRDENGADKSEYHEDGNEKPSSVVKDSTKKIDDGVVISAEEDLDLKESMRNMRTEDIPHMKKHGFVQDLDSERTSRVSLNVEESKVEVSITENLALGTSELTPERITSQ, encoded by the exons ATGGCTGATCGAAATCTTGCACTTGTTAAGCCAGTATGGATGAAGCAAGCCGAAGAGGCGAGGAGCAAGAGCGAGGCTGAGAAAGCCGCAGCGGCAAAAGCTGCTTTTGAAGCCACATTCAAAGATGTGGATAAGAATCGAGAGAAAGAAGTGGTGGCTGGATCAGATAGTGAATCTGAAGAAGCTGAGGACCTGGCGAACAAGCCCATTGGACCGGTGGACCCGGCAAAGTGCACTGCAGCCGGGGCTGGGATCGCGGGTGGTACAGCATGTGCGCCTTCTTCGTTTATGGTAGTGACTAAAGACTCTGATGGAAGGAAGGTTCCAAATGGTGGGGTGCAGATTAAGGTGAAAGTAGTGCCTGGAGTGGGAGTTGGGGGATCAGAGCAAGAAGGGATGGTGAAGGATATGGGTGATGGGACGTACACAGTTACTTATGTGGTGCCAAAACGAGGGAATTATATGGTGAGTGTGGAGTGCAGTGGTAAACCCATCATGGGTAGCCCATTCCCAGTGTTCTTCAGTGCAG GTTCTAGTGCTGGAGGACTGCTGGGATTGGCTCCGCCGTCCACATTTCCTAATCTAGTTAACCAAACCATGCCTAACATGCCAAATTATTCAGCTTCTGTTTCAGGGGCATTCCCTGGACTGTTGGGAATGATTCCAGGCATTGTTCCTGGTGCTTCAGGAGGGGCTATATTGCCAGGAATTGGAGCATCTCTTGGGGAAGTTTGTAGAGACTACCTTAGTGGTAGGTGCGCCAAAATTGATTGTAAGCTGAACCACCCGCCTCACAATCTGCTAATGACTGCGTTAGCTGCAACCACCTCTATGGGAAATGTTAGCCAAGTGCCTATGGCACCTTCTGCAGCTGCAATGGCTGCTGCTCAGGCAATTGTTGCTGCCCAGGCTCTTCAAGCCCATGCTGCTCAGGTGCAAGCACAAGCTCAGTCAAACAAAGACTCTTCTG GTTCACTTGACAAAGCTGGGAAGGCTGATGTGCTGAAGAAGACGGTTCAAGTCAGCAATCTTAGCCCACTTCTCACTGTGGAACAGCTGAAAGAACTTTTTAGCTATTGTGGCACCGTTGTAGAATGTACCATTGCTGACTCAAAGCATTTTGCATATATAGAATACTCAAAACCTGAAGAAGCAACTGCTGCTTTGCAATTGAATAATATGGATGTTGGAGGCCGTCCTATGAATGTTGAGATGGCAAAATCACTTCCTCAGCAACCAGCTGCTATGAATTCCTCAATGGCTTCATCATCTCTTCCTATGGTGATGCAGCAAGCTGTTGCCATGCAACAGATGCAATTCCAGCAGGCTTTGCTTATGCAACAAACTATGACCGCCCAACAGGCAGCCAACCGAGCTGCAACCATGAAGACAGCAACAGAGTTAGCTGCTGCCAGAGCAGCAGAAAtaagtaagaaatttaaagctGATGGAGTAGAAATTGAAGAGAAGGAAACAAAAGAGAAATCTAG GTCTCCATCACCATCTCGTGCAAGGTCAAAATCCAGATCCAGATCACCTATAAATTATCGCCGAAGGCGGAAGTCTCCTTCTTACTCTCCTCCATATCGCTATCCAAGAGATCGTAGATCCAGATCCCCTTTGAGATCACGCCACTATTCAAGCTATGATAATGAACGCAGGCTATATAGAGACATTAGGAATGATGGTGACAGAACTAGAAGGCGGGATTCAGATAGATCACATGATCATCATTTTTCTACGTCACGGAGAAATAGGAGTAGGAGTGTTAGTCCTAGAACAAGAAAAACACGAGTTGATTCGGTGTCACCCAAACATCGACGAGAAAGTTCTCCACGTAGAACTCGAGCTGCGTCTAGATCACCTGGTCATCATACAGGAAGTAAGTCTTCTCCAAGAAAACGCTCAAGGTCAAAGTCTTCAGAAGGAAAACATCACTTAAGTGACAAAAAAGATGACACCCactatgaaaaagaaaaacatggaGAAAGAAGGCGATCAAGGTCAGTGTCTACTGAAGGTAAGGGACATAGAAGACGGTTATCACCAAGAAGTCCGGATGAAAAAAAATCCAGACAGAGAAGGCGGTCTAGGTCAAAATCTTTGGAAGTCAAGTACCGCTCTAATGAGAAATCGGACGAAACAAgagatgaaaaattaaaacatcGTAGTAGAAGGCGGTCCAGGTCAAAATCTTTGGAAGATAAGCACCGCTCTGATGAGAAAACAAATGAAATAGATGAAAAATCAAAGTATCGTGATAGAAGACGTTCTAGATCAAAATCTGTGGAAGGGAAGCATCACTTGAAGGAGTTGGGCGAAGGTAGGGATAAAAGATCAAAGCATTGTGATAGAAGGCGATCCCGGTCAGTATCTGTGGAGCCTAAGCACGACAGAAGACGTGGGTCATCCCCAAGAAGCTTGGATGACAATAAAGTGAAGCACAGAAGGCGGTCAAGGTCAAAGTCTGCTGAAGGGAAGCATCGCTCCAATGATAGGGCATATAAAAGTAGAgacgaaaaagaaaagagtcATAGGAGAAGACGGTCCGGGTCTACATCTGTGGAACCTAAGCATCATAGAGGAAGTATGTTATCCCCAAGAAGTACGGATGGAAAGAAATCAAAACACAGAAGAAGGCGCTCTAGGTCAGAATCTTCTGAAGGCAAGCATCCAGCTAGTTGTGGAAGGGATGAGAATGGTGGTGATGGAAAGAAATCAAAACACAGAAGAAGGCGCTCTAGGTCAGAATCTTCTGAAGGCAAGCATCCAGCTAGTTGTGGAAGGGATGAGAATGGTGCTGACAAATCAGAGTATCATGAAGATGGCAATGAGAAACCAAGTTCGGTGGTGAAAGATTCAACAAAGAAAATTGATGATGGGGTGGTTATTTCAGCGGAAGAGGACTTGGACTTGAAGGAATCAATGCGAAATATGAGAACTGAAGATATTCCTCATATGAAAAAACATGGTTTTGTGCAAGATCTTGATAGTGAACGAACTTCTAGAGTCTCGTTAAATGTGGAGGAAAGCAAAGTGGAAGTGTCCATCACTGAGAATCTAGCACTTGGAACATCTG AACTGACTCCGGAAAGGATTACATCACAGTGA
- the LOC103443422 gene encoding uncharacterized protein isoform X3: MADRNLALVKPVWMKQAEEARSKSEAEKAAAAKAAFEATFKDVDKNREKEVVAGSDSESEEAEDLANKPIGPVDPAKCTAAGAGIAGGTACAPSSFMVVTKDSDGRKVPNGGVQIKVKVVPGVGVGGSEQEGMVKDMGDGTYTVTYVVPKRGNYMVSVECSGKPIMGSPFPVFFSAGSSAGGLLGLAPPSTFPNLVNQTMPNMPNYSASVSGAFPGLLGMIPGIVPGASGGAILPGIGASLGEVCRDYLSGRCAKIDCKLNHPPHNLLMTALAATTSMGNVSQVPMAPSAAAMAAAQAIVAAQALQAHAAQVQAQAQSNKDSSGSLDKAGKADVLKKTVQVSNLSPLLTVEQLKELFSYCGTVVECTIADSKHFAYIEYSKPEEATAALQLNNMDVGGRPMNVEMAKSLPQQPAAMNSSMASSSLPMVMQQAVAMQQMQFQQALLMQQTMTAQQAANRAATMKTATELAAARAAEISKKFKADGVEIEEKETKEKSRSPSPSRARSKSRSRSPINYRRRRKSPSYSPPYRYPRDRRSRSPLRSRHYSSYDNERRLYRDIRNDGDRTRRRDSDRSHDHHFSTSRRNRSRSVSPRTRKTRVDSVSPKHRRESSPRRTRAASRSPGHHTGSKSSPRKRSRSKSSEGKHHLSDKKDDTHYEKEKHGERRRSRSVSTEGKGHRRRLSPRSPDEKKSRQRRRSRSKSLEVKYRSNEKSDETRDEKLKHRSRRRSRSKSLEDKHRSDEKTNEIDEKSKYRDRRRSRSKSVEGKHHLKELGEGRDKRSKHCDRRRSRSVSVEPKHDRRRGSSPRSLDDNKVKHRRRSRSKSAEGKHRSNDRAYKSRDEKEKSHRRRRSGSTSVEPKHHRGSMLSPRSTDGKKSKHRRRRSRSESSEGKHPASCGRDENGGDGKKSKHRRRRSRSESSEGKHPASCGRDENGADKSEYHEDGNEKPSSVVKDSTKKIDDGVVISAEEDLDLKESMRNMRTEDIPHMKKHGFVQDLDSERTSRVSLNVEESKVEVSITENLALGTSGN, from the exons ATGGCTGATCGAAATCTTGCACTTGTTAAGCCAGTATGGATGAAGCAAGCCGAAGAGGCGAGGAGCAAGAGCGAGGCTGAGAAAGCCGCAGCGGCAAAAGCTGCTTTTGAAGCCACATTCAAAGATGTGGATAAGAATCGAGAGAAAGAAGTGGTGGCTGGATCAGATAGTGAATCTGAAGAAGCTGAGGACCTGGCGAACAAGCCCATTGGACCGGTGGACCCGGCAAAGTGCACTGCAGCCGGGGCTGGGATCGCGGGTGGTACAGCATGTGCGCCTTCTTCGTTTATGGTAGTGACTAAAGACTCTGATGGAAGGAAGGTTCCAAATGGTGGGGTGCAGATTAAGGTGAAAGTAGTGCCTGGAGTGGGAGTTGGGGGATCAGAGCAAGAAGGGATGGTGAAGGATATGGGTGATGGGACGTACACAGTTACTTATGTGGTGCCAAAACGAGGGAATTATATGGTGAGTGTGGAGTGCAGTGGTAAACCCATCATGGGTAGCCCATTCCCAGTGTTCTTCAGTGCAG GTTCTAGTGCTGGAGGACTGCTGGGATTGGCTCCGCCGTCCACATTTCCTAATCTAGTTAACCAAACCATGCCTAACATGCCAAATTATTCAGCTTCTGTTTCAGGGGCATTCCCTGGACTGTTGGGAATGATTCCAGGCATTGTTCCTGGTGCTTCAGGAGGGGCTATATTGCCAGGAATTGGAGCATCTCTTGGGGAAGTTTGTAGAGACTACCTTAGTGGTAGGTGCGCCAAAATTGATTGTAAGCTGAACCACCCGCCTCACAATCTGCTAATGACTGCGTTAGCTGCAACCACCTCTATGGGAAATGTTAGCCAAGTGCCTATGGCACCTTCTGCAGCTGCAATGGCTGCTGCTCAGGCAATTGTTGCTGCCCAGGCTCTTCAAGCCCATGCTGCTCAGGTGCAAGCACAAGCTCAGTCAAACAAAGACTCTTCTG GTTCACTTGACAAAGCTGGGAAGGCTGATGTGCTGAAGAAGACGGTTCAAGTCAGCAATCTTAGCCCACTTCTCACTGTGGAACAGCTGAAAGAACTTTTTAGCTATTGTGGCACCGTTGTAGAATGTACCATTGCTGACTCAAAGCATTTTGCATATATAGAATACTCAAAACCTGAAGAAGCAACTGCTGCTTTGCAATTGAATAATATGGATGTTGGAGGCCGTCCTATGAATGTTGAGATGGCAAAATCACTTCCTCAGCAACCAGCTGCTATGAATTCCTCAATGGCTTCATCATCTCTTCCTATGGTGATGCAGCAAGCTGTTGCCATGCAACAGATGCAATTCCAGCAGGCTTTGCTTATGCAACAAACTATGACCGCCCAACAGGCAGCCAACCGAGCTGCAACCATGAAGACAGCAACAGAGTTAGCTGCTGCCAGAGCAGCAGAAAtaagtaagaaatttaaagctGATGGAGTAGAAATTGAAGAGAAGGAAACAAAAGAGAAATCTAG GTCTCCATCACCATCTCGTGCAAGGTCAAAATCCAGATCCAGATCACCTATAAATTATCGCCGAAGGCGGAAGTCTCCTTCTTACTCTCCTCCATATCGCTATCCAAGAGATCGTAGATCCAGATCCCCTTTGAGATCACGCCACTATTCAAGCTATGATAATGAACGCAGGCTATATAGAGACATTAGGAATGATGGTGACAGAACTAGAAGGCGGGATTCAGATAGATCACATGATCATCATTTTTCTACGTCACGGAGAAATAGGAGTAGGAGTGTTAGTCCTAGAACAAGAAAAACACGAGTTGATTCGGTGTCACCCAAACATCGACGAGAAAGTTCTCCACGTAGAACTCGAGCTGCGTCTAGATCACCTGGTCATCATACAGGAAGTAAGTCTTCTCCAAGAAAACGCTCAAGGTCAAAGTCTTCAGAAGGAAAACATCACTTAAGTGACAAAAAAGATGACACCCactatgaaaaagaaaaacatggaGAAAGAAGGCGATCAAGGTCAGTGTCTACTGAAGGTAAGGGACATAGAAGACGGTTATCACCAAGAAGTCCGGATGAAAAAAAATCCAGACAGAGAAGGCGGTCTAGGTCAAAATCTTTGGAAGTCAAGTACCGCTCTAATGAGAAATCGGACGAAACAAgagatgaaaaattaaaacatcGTAGTAGAAGGCGGTCCAGGTCAAAATCTTTGGAAGATAAGCACCGCTCTGATGAGAAAACAAATGAAATAGATGAAAAATCAAAGTATCGTGATAGAAGACGTTCTAGATCAAAATCTGTGGAAGGGAAGCATCACTTGAAGGAGTTGGGCGAAGGTAGGGATAAAAGATCAAAGCATTGTGATAGAAGGCGATCCCGGTCAGTATCTGTGGAGCCTAAGCACGACAGAAGACGTGGGTCATCCCCAAGAAGCTTGGATGACAATAAAGTGAAGCACAGAAGGCGGTCAAGGTCAAAGTCTGCTGAAGGGAAGCATCGCTCCAATGATAGGGCATATAAAAGTAGAgacgaaaaagaaaagagtcATAGGAGAAGACGGTCCGGGTCTACATCTGTGGAACCTAAGCATCATAGAGGAAGTATGTTATCCCCAAGAAGTACGGATGGAAAGAAATCAAAACACAGAAGAAGGCGCTCTAGGTCAGAATCTTCTGAAGGCAAGCATCCAGCTAGTTGTGGAAGGGATGAGAATGGTGGTGATGGAAAGAAATCAAAACACAGAAGAAGGCGCTCTAGGTCAGAATCTTCTGAAGGCAAGCATCCAGCTAGTTGTGGAAGGGATGAGAATGGTGCTGACAAATCAGAGTATCATGAAGATGGCAATGAGAAACCAAGTTCGGTGGTGAAAGATTCAACAAAGAAAATTGATGATGGGGTGGTTATTTCAGCGGAAGAGGACTTGGACTTGAAGGAATCAATGCGAAATATGAGAACTGAAGATATTCCTCATATGAAAAAACATGGTTTTGTGCAAGATCTTGATAGTGAACGAACTTCTAGAGTCTCGTTAAATGTGGAGGAAAGCAAAGTGGAAGTGTCCATCACTGAGAATCTAGCACTTGGAACATCTGGTAATTAA